The window tttttacattaaaactttaaaattattgtaaaataaaaaaatcaatttaattttttttaagcccagaacatttttaaaatgcacataaataaatttttactttaataaaaataattgattaagtTGACTGATAATATAGTAATATATGCTCTTTTTTAGGCCAATTTTTAGACCGACTGtgacaattatatttatttggctTATTTTATTAAGCATAACCCTTTTTAAAGCtaaatattgattgttttttatctaaattattTCCAAATAGACAAACaaccccccccccttttttttttttcctttttaatcctGTCATCTTCCTCTCCGGACGTTGATCGAAAGAAATTATATAAGGATTACTGTACAAGCCCATTATCATTGGACCAACAACTATGGGCAGCATAGCCTACTGAAAGCCCATACTCATATCTGGAATCCTCACAAATTTTTAAGAGCTCGGACcgtatttcaatatttttaaaagacacCATACCTCCGTTACCTCGCCGCCAAAACCACCACCAGCGCCACCACCCTTCACAAAACGAAATGACCTTCAAACAAAACTTCAAGCTTCTtttaacgaaaaaaattaaaattttactgcTAACAGCAACCACTGGCACCGCCGCTCTCACTCTCTACACCACCACAACTACCACCGACTCCTTCACTAACAAAATCACCTCTCCAGTCCACGCCGTCCCTCGCTCCTCTCGCGCAATCTCCACAGTCCGTAGAAAACTCACCTATATCTTTCTAAACTAATTACTTAATGAATCATGTTTTAATCGTTTGCATTTTTTGTGACAGATTGCGTTAACCATCGCTGATTACAAACTCTCTCTCCGTAACCTACCAGTGAACTCTGATTCTTATTATCAGAAATTATCCGAGGTAAATgaagtatatttgtttttcgtatttttttaatttatgtgttaatttgtgatttagtgaatattttaagttttgattttgattgaatttaattaattaaggtaCATTTACGATCTGCGAAGAGGATACTAAAATTATgtgaagaaaacaaaggatTTTATGTGAAAGCTGGACAGTTTGTTGCTTCATTAAAACAAGTACCACAGGAATACTCTTTGATGCTTTCTTCATTGCAAGACCAGgtcttaaattttgaatttcttgttaattttgattGTGTTTATTGCGAAATCCATTTGTTTATTTGTTGCGTGAAGAATTTGTGTCTGTTTCGTAGGctaatattttgtttagttaTAATGTAGGCAGTTCCTTGTAGTTTTAAGGATATAAAACAAGTGCTTCAAAGCAATCTGGGTCGAGATTTAAAGAATATGTAAGTTTCGATTCAGTTTCTTTTTTAGATGTTGAAGGTGGACATTTGttgttgaattattattattattattattattatttatttatttattttaacgtAAATGGCAGATTTTTGTCGTTTGATGAACAACCAGTGGCTGCTGCGTCGATTGCACAAGTGCATCATGCAATTTTGAAAGATCATCAAGAAGTAGCAGTCAAGGTTGGTTGGTGTCAGTTTTAGTTGTAAAACTCCCTTGGTTTCATTTTTTGCTTTAGCAACTAAGCAATTTTCTTGACCTAAATTTTGGaaggttaagaatgcttttaacTGGAGATGATGTGATTCATTGACACCATTGATCCTTTGATAACATGTTTCCAATTTTACTTTGATTGTCTTTAGTTTGTTGAATCTTTGCTTACTTTCCAATATTAAAGTTGTCTGTGACTATTATGCTGGgattcttcttctctctcttgccTATCTATTTTTTGACTTTTTCAAAAGCAAACTTTTTGCCATACAGTTATTTATTGGATATGTTGGATCTTGATTCATATGTGGAACTTAATCCATCATTATATATCCAATTTGCAGAGGAAAAACTTGATATCATTGTGATTTGATTCTTCCAATAATGTTGATGATTACATTAGGAGAATCTATATGATGTTCTCTGGTGAATGTGGAACATACCCTTCCAAACCTTCTTTTTAAATGTTAgaaaattttcttgttcttcaaaACTTTACGGATTCTTGTGAGTTATGTATTTAATTGTAACATGCTTCTCTTTTTCTGCATGTAGGTACAGTACCCTGGGTTAGAAAGCCAGATGAAGATAGACATAACCACTATGTCCTTTCTTTCAAAATCCGTGGCATGGGTGCGTGATAAAATTCTCTtgacaatttaaattatatctctGTTGCATCATAGTGGTATCATCTTTTTGTGAAGTTAGACTGTGGATGTTCTTTTTTAGATAAGGTAACAGTCAACACATCTGATGTCTCTTGAATCTTGAATATGAACatgtcttccttttctttttggacaacaatttattctcctgatttctttttttggcaTATTTCATGTGGGAGTTTTCACTTCCTAATTAACTTgtactctttttattttgatgactGATCCACTAGCTTAgagttatctttcttttttccctttcttccccccccccccctctcttttcCACAGCTTTTCCCTGATTATAGATTTAACTGGCTGGTAACAGAATTCAGAGAGGTTATTTCTTCAGAACTTGGTCAGTGGTATTCCTTTGCttattttatgcatttttaATCTCCTTGATAGACACTTGAAGAACTTGTGTAACTTCTTCACTGCATGCATTCTCCATATTCCAACATGAAAATTGCCTGCAACAAAGGATAAAAGTATGTGCTATATGATATTCCAACCTAAAGTATTCAACTGTTTAGAACGGATGTCAGTTAGTtacaaaatgaatattttagaCCCCCTTGCCATCATATGGCCAACCAATATGATGTGgaacaaaaaaagatttgaagcctaataagaaagaaaagaagaagctaagaAGAAAAGGCTAAAGAAAAAGTCAGAGGAAACGAGTTGGGGTTGGAAAAGTTTGCAATTTtgcaaatttttatttgattcatcaAAACTCCCTAACATTTAGAAAAGTAGTATATAGATACTAAAACCTTGACTAGAACAAGCAATTGGGCTTATAgcccactaaataaaatactcaacaataattaaatcaagcTCAACAAATAAAGCCTGATTAATAAACCTTAATATaaagttcaaataaattaaaccaaaatataAGCTAAAGCCCAATCTCCATCGTCTATGATCATACAAGTGCGTAAACAATGTCTCGGGTCCGATGTCCTCACCAATTCTCCCGAGATTGGAGAAACTAGACATCGTCAAGTATAGTTCAAGGCGACTCCAATAATGATCCTAAAGATCATGATTAAGCTATTGTAATATCTCTCTGATAATCCAAATATAGTCTGTATCTAGTTATCTAGCCCCTATATTGGGATTCGTTGAAGTTTACCATTCCTAGTGAAAACAACTTGTGCATCCAAAGCAgcattaatatgtatttttttgtgttaatgaTAAAGATAATACGATAAGGATATCAAAAGGAGTATCAAGAATAAACtgttgtgttttatatataacgAGATCTTTCATGTCAAAAGTAGAactaatatcaaaatttagTGACAgtttaatgacataattatttgACTCAATCATTTGCAACACTTTGAATGGTCTAGCACCACTCACTTATTTATGATTGgaaagatatgatttttcatgtttCCATGTTTCACAGATTTCATTCAGGAGGCAAGAAATTCTGAGAAAACTggcaaaaactttaaaaataacaagttcGTAAGGATTCCTCGTGTATTTTGGGTAGGATGACTGAGATTTTACCAACAGCTCATTGTCAAATTATTTGTGCTTACTGGTGAATGTAATTCTGAGGACCATATTAATATTTCCAGGAGCTGACCACACGTCAGGTTTTGACGATGCAATTTTGTTGGGGGCACAAGGTATGGATTTTGAACTTGCTGCATCTGTCTTGTGATTAGGATTCCAATGAACTTAGAAGGTCTATTTCGGTTCTCTGCGGGCCTTGAATTCTTTACGATGCTGCCAGTAATGTATTAATACAAGCTTGGGCAACAAAATGGGTTCCAGAACCAT of the Populus nigra chromosome 7, ddPopNigr1.1, whole genome shotgun sequence genome contains:
- the LOC133698908 gene encoding uncharacterized protein LOC133698908; the encoded protein is MTFKQNFKLLLTKKIKILLLTATTGTAALTLYTTTTTTDSFTNKITSPVHAVPRSSRAISTIALTIADYKLSLRNLPVNSDSYYQKLSEVHLRSAKRILKLCEENKGFYVKAGQFVASLKQVPQEYSLMLSSLQDQAVPCSFKDIKQVLQSNLGRDLKNIFLSFDEQPVAAASIAQVHHAILKDHQEVAVKVQYPGLESQMKIDITTMSFLSKSVAWLFPDYRFNWLVTEFREVISSELDFIQEARNSEKTGKNFKNNKFVRIPRVFWELTTRQVLTMQFCWGHKVDDVEFMKETRINPIKVAKALVEIFAEMIFVHGFVHGDPHPGNILVSPEGPNGFTLAILDHGIYKQLDEGFRLDYCQLWKAMILQDTHKIQQLGKGLGVGKYAKYLPVIFLGRTMNSKAILGKGMSDEEKSSLKQELNYLKVDDLFSFMESLPPDFLTILRTDGLLRSVIRKLGAPQNVRLLAYVKYAIRGLSPRLSPESDSSMKVAFSRLRTNTSYLLQLRLFLAGLQLLFWMEKVKQFLCTLYRKLLLKCLPGKHDNCPM